The following coding sequences lie in one Candidatus Brocadiia bacterium genomic window:
- a CDS encoding metalloregulator ArsR/SmtB family transcription factor yields the protein MNKASGIQEITKICKALSVDKRVRIIQVLMGRCLCVGAISSQFGISAGAVSQHLRILKEAGLIEAEKRGYYVHYRIRTGTLSKWRSSIGKLIGKPIAPFKNVKMQRCTMSKIK from the coding sequence ATGAATAAAGCTTCGGGCATCCAGGAAATCACGAAAATATGCAAAGCCCTCTCGGTCGACAAGCGGGTGCGTATTATTCAGGTGCTGATGGGACGTTGTCTGTGCGTCGGCGCTATCTCATCGCAATTCGGAATATCGGCAGGGGCGGTATCGCAGCATCTCCGCATTCTCAAAGAAGCCGGTTTGATAGAAGCGGAAAAACGCGGTTATTACGTCCATTATCGCATTAGAACCGGTACGCTGTCTAAATGGCGTTCCAGCATCGGGAAACTGATTGGAAAACCTATAGCCCCATTTAAAAATGTCAAGATGCAACGATGCACGATGTCTAAAATAAAATGA
- a CDS encoding TolC family protein, producing the protein MSANRIFAVTFSWLLAMSYFGCASQPVTGPDYKSLNSNPKSAPMPSSVRGGIARGKLTLDDCLRIALENHPKLKIYQTKIKQRQESYNSAKALDYPVLSLSTSYDRLSYVSPVKRQFLGDSNNDYQVSLNIESPIFTGGRITAEKEQARYSINGAREDYRGTELEVIHGVKSVYYKLSVAEEMVAIRQDLSAKLNAFWEIAKELNQRMKTPREEVLLRIEVQVNNAEQELINAQTNVRILKELLLNAMGLNPGGQTQMEIQAIDMSRQLPGDPSQENMDLNAGNNPDLFKLEQELKRAQESVSLARSEYFPQVKLRGSYGYEWATLPPERDTWSFGLVMNLPLWDWGRVNSKVKQANAYLEEINATKEFTEQKVSLEVKSAFLDYQSSRQRARIAYDSLSKSSKSLDIFEQRYKDNTVTSLDVLDAYQSYATARSNHAQAVLSMYLSQAALERLLGKTK; encoded by the coding sequence ATGAGCGCCAATAGAATATTCGCGGTGACGTTTTCCTGGCTCTTGGCCATGAGCTATTTCGGCTGCGCCAGCCAGCCGGTCACCGGACCGGATTACAAGTCCTTGAACTCAAATCCCAAGTCGGCCCCGATGCCTAGTTCCGTCCGTGGCGGCATAGCCCGTGGAAAATTGACATTGGATGATTGCCTGAGAATCGCCCTGGAGAACCATCCCAAATTGAAAATATACCAGACCAAAATCAAACAGCGTCAAGAATCGTACAATTCAGCAAAGGCGTTGGATTACCCGGTATTAAGTCTATCCACGAGTTACGACCGTTTATCCTACGTCTCGCCGGTCAAAAGGCAATTCCTGGGCGATTCGAACAATGATTACCAGGTCAGCCTGAACATTGAATCCCCGATATTCACCGGCGGCAGAATCACGGCCGAAAAGGAACAGGCTAGGTACTCGATAAACGGCGCCCGAGAGGATTATCGCGGCACCGAACTCGAAGTGATTCACGGCGTCAAATCGGTCTATTATAAATTATCCGTGGCCGAAGAAATGGTTGCCATCCGGCAGGATTTATCGGCCAAGCTGAACGCTTTCTGGGAAATCGCCAAAGAGCTCAACCAGCGGATGAAAACGCCCCGGGAAGAAGTGCTCCTGCGGATTGAAGTGCAAGTTAACAACGCCGAGCAGGAATTAATCAATGCCCAAACCAACGTCAGGATACTAAAAGAACTCCTGCTCAATGCCATGGGTTTGAACCCCGGCGGGCAAACGCAGATGGAAATACAGGCTATTGATATGTCCCGGCAATTACCCGGCGACCCAAGCCAGGAGAATATGGATTTGAACGCAGGCAATAATCCCGACCTTTTTAAGCTGGAGCAGGAGCTGAAAAGGGCTCAGGAATCGGTCAGCCTGGCCCGGAGCGAGTATTTCCCGCAAGTCAAGTTGCGCGGTTCGTACGGCTACGAATGGGCGACGCTCCCGCCCGAAAGGGATACTTGGAGTTTCGGGCTGGTAATGAACCTGCCGCTTTGGGATTGGGGGCGTGTTAATTCCAAGGTCAAACAGGCCAACGCCTATCTGGAAGAAATAAACGCGACCAAGGAGTTCACGGAGCAAAAAGTATCACTCGAAGTCAAAAGCGCTTTCCTTGACTACCAATCAAGCCGGCAAAGGGCCCGGATTGCATATGACAGTTTGAGCAAGTCCAGCAAGAGCCTGGACATCTTCGAACAAAGGTATAAAGACAACACCGTGACCAGCCTGGACGTTCTGGATGCCTACCAGTCCTACGCCACGGCCCGGTCGAATCACGCCCAGGCGGTATTGTCGATGTATTTATCCCAGGCCGCGCTCGAACGGCTTTTAGGTAAAACCAAATGA
- a CDS encoding efflux RND transporter permease subunit, which translates to MNISDLSIKRPIGVLVLTLTVVILGLFFLSTISVDLLPRITYPMVRIVIDWKGASPEEVEENITKKVEASVATTEDAVMVISNSIEGNTSLEVSFEFGKDMDIALQDTRAKLDLIKKELPKDADEPKIFKADPSNLPIVDVAVFSETRDERYLRQWVENDLSNYFLGITGLGSIVTSGGKIREIQIVFNQEKIQRYEISTDQVLAALKAGNIELPTGRITAGEKEYTVRLLAKFNNMEEIKNTIVANREGWLIKVADVAEVTDSYEEQRVLTRFNNQPCVLMSFFKQPNANTVRIVSGIEKKAKELKRKKIIPDDINYAVASSQAYYIVNSINNVSSSAIIGSILAILAIWFFLHDIKRTLIIGIAVPVSILGTFILMGFFDLTLNIFSLGGLVLAVGMLVDNAIVMLENITRHQKDSDDPKEGARSGSREVISALAASTLTNVAAIVPFFLITGLSALLFRDFVITITVAFVISLLVSLTVVPALSAHLIKPINPNAAQTLSMRFLDGLTIFYKRLLQSALKHRVILFGSVLMMLAFSLFLIGRIGREFLPPMDDGKVTVKLKMPIGTALEKTNQVTKKIEELIKSMPGVEKFYTQAGGYWYRKNIYEKANESELQIQLLPKAKRPLATNEFVKKLQKKIKDQSIPKAKIKVMRTPLKGIRTTSTSDIDVRVKGYNLDKLYGIARDIQDKIKDVAGLSNLDISIDLSKPELHIILDREKMSYFGLTANNVSEMLKAAVDGAVNTQFTDKELNVDYDIRLLVNPLALNSKDTVENIILYPPNKAEIRLKEIGRVEISEGPVQIDRENQVRLVEITGDATGRNVGLITSDVKSRLGALTLPQGYTINYGGEAESISQSNNQLIIVIILAIFLVFVVMAVQYESLIDPLVIMITLPLTLIGAAVFMAATGTTFGATAFLGLILLVGIVVNNAIILVEYINILRREQGRNIHDAVLEAPPIRLRPILMTNLTTIVGLLPIVLGWGEGLEMLQPLAIVIIGGLGFGMVLTLFVIPAVYLTLHKH; encoded by the coding sequence ATGAACATAAGTGATCTGTCCATAAAAAGGCCCATCGGCGTCTTGGTGCTTACATTAACGGTGGTGATATTGGGACTTTTCTTCCTGAGCACGATTTCGGTCGACCTCCTGCCCCGGATAACCTATCCGATGGTCAGGATTGTGATTGACTGGAAAGGCGCCAGCCCCGAAGAAGTCGAAGAGAACATCACCAAGAAGGTCGAGGCCAGCGTCGCCACCACGGAAGACGCGGTCATGGTCATTTCCAACTCCATCGAGGGCAATACTTCGTTAGAGGTTTCGTTCGAGTTCGGCAAGGATATGGATATCGCCCTCCAGGATACCCGGGCAAAGCTGGACCTGATAAAGAAAGAACTGCCCAAAGACGCTGACGAACCCAAGATTTTCAAGGCCGACCCTTCGAACCTGCCTATTGTGGACGTGGCGGTCTTCTCCGAAACCAGGGACGAAAGATACCTGCGTCAATGGGTGGAGAATGATTTAAGCAATTATTTTCTGGGCATCACCGGCCTGGGCTCGATCGTCACCAGCGGCGGGAAAATACGGGAAATACAAATCGTATTCAACCAGGAGAAAATCCAGCGCTACGAGATTTCCACCGATCAGGTATTGGCCGCGCTCAAAGCTGGGAATATAGAATTACCCACCGGCCGGATAACCGCCGGCGAAAAGGAATACACCGTTAGGCTTTTAGCCAAGTTCAATAATATGGAAGAGATTAAAAATACCATCGTGGCTAACCGTGAAGGGTGGCTGATAAAGGTGGCCGATGTCGCCGAAGTGACCGATTCTTACGAAGAACAACGGGTGCTGACCAGGTTCAACAACCAGCCCTGCGTGCTGATGAGCTTCTTCAAACAGCCCAATGCCAACACCGTCAGGATAGTATCGGGCATAGAGAAAAAGGCCAAAGAGCTCAAAAGAAAGAAGATCATCCCCGACGACATAAACTACGCCGTGGCCTCAAGCCAGGCCTATTACATCGTCAACTCCATCAATAACGTCAGCTCTTCGGCCATCATAGGCAGCATATTGGCCATTCTCGCCATATGGTTTTTCCTGCACGACATAAAAAGGACTTTGATTATCGGCATCGCCGTGCCGGTCAGCATCCTGGGCACATTCATCCTGATGGGGTTCTTCGACCTGACGCTCAACATATTCTCGTTGGGAGGATTGGTCCTGGCCGTCGGCATGCTGGTGGACAATGCCATCGTCATGCTTGAGAATATCACCAGGCACCAGAAAGACTCGGACGACCCCAAAGAGGGCGCCCGGTCCGGCAGCCGCGAGGTGATCAGCGCCCTGGCCGCATCCACCCTCACCAACGTCGCGGCCATCGTCCCCTTTTTCCTGATAACCGGGCTATCCGCACTGCTCTTCAGGGATTTTGTCATCACCATTACCGTGGCTTTTGTCATCTCATTATTGGTCAGCCTGACGGTCGTGCCGGCGCTCTCGGCCCACCTCATCAAACCCATAAACCCCAATGCCGCCCAGACCCTGTCCATGCGATTTCTCGACGGTCTGACGATATTTTATAAACGGCTGCTCCAGAGCGCATTGAAACACCGGGTAATATTGTTTGGCTCTGTCCTGATGATGCTGGCGTTCAGCCTGTTCCTGATCGGACGCATTGGCCGCGAGTTCCTGCCGCCCATGGATGACGGCAAGGTCACGGTCAAGCTCAAGATGCCCATCGGCACGGCCCTGGAAAAGACCAACCAGGTCACCAAAAAAATAGAAGAGCTGATTAAGTCCATGCCCGGCGTGGAGAAATTCTATACTCAGGCCGGCGGGTATTGGTACCGCAAGAACATCTACGAAAAGGCCAACGAGTCTGAACTGCAAATCCAGCTTCTGCCTAAGGCCAAACGCCCCTTAGCCACCAACGAATTCGTCAAGAAACTGCAGAAGAAAATAAAGGACCAATCCATTCCCAAGGCGAAAATCAAGGTGATGCGCACGCCCCTCAAAGGGATAAGAACCACCTCGACCTCGGATATCGACGTCCGGGTCAAAGGCTATAACCTTGATAAACTATACGGCATCGCCAGGGACATCCAGGACAAGATAAAGGATGTCGCCGGATTAAGCAACCTGGATATATCGATAGATTTATCCAAGCCGGAACTGCATATAATATTGGACCGGGAAAAGATGAGTTATTTCGGCCTGACCGCTAATAATGTCTCGGAGATGCTCAAAGCGGCGGTGGATGGCGCGGTTAACACCCAATTCACGGACAAAGAGTTGAACGTTGATTACGATATTCGGCTACTGGTCAACCCGCTGGCCTTGAACAGCAAAGACACGGTCGAAAATATCATCTTGTATCCGCCCAATAAAGCCGAGATACGGCTGAAAGAAATAGGCCGGGTGGAAATATCCGAAGGTCCGGTCCAGATAGACCGGGAAAACCAGGTCCGGCTGGTGGAAATAACCGGAGACGCCACCGGCAGAAACGTCGGCCTGATAACCAGTGATGTCAAGTCCCGGCTCGGCGCCTTAACACTGCCCCAGGGATACACCATAAACTACGGCGGCGAAGCAGAATCCATCAGCCAGTCCAACAATCAGCTAATCATCGTCATTATCCTGGCCATATTCCTGGTCTTTGTGGTCATGGCCGTCCAGTACGAATCCTTGATAGACCCGCTGGTCATAATGATTACCCTGCCGCTGACCCTGATAGGCGCGGCTGTTTTTATGGCCGCCACCGGAACCACCTTCGGGGCCACGGCCTTTTTAGGGCTGATTCTGCTGGTTGGCATAGTCGTCAACAACGCCATCATCCTGGTCGAATACATCAATATCCTGCGCCGGGAGCAGGGGCGGAACATTCACGACGCGGTCTTAGAGGCGCCGCCCATAAGGTTGCGCCCGATTCTTATGACTAACCTGACCACCATAGTCGGGCTGTTGCCGATTGTCTTGGGCTGGGGCGAAGGACTGGAAATGCTCCAGCCATTAGCCATAGTCATCATCGGCGGCCTGGGGTTCGGTATGGTGCTGACGCTTTTTGTGATTCCGGCAGTTTACCTGACGCTTCATAAACATTAG
- a CDS encoding DsrE family protein, whose translation MKIGVVISSNDAETCWNALRYANYCIGQKDEVRVFLMGKGVEYQKVSTDKFNNIEQAAKIIKSGGKVFACGTCIKSREQESSEMCPMSTMKDMYEIVKESDKVVTF comes from the coding sequence ATGAAAATAGGAGTGGTAATTTCGAGTAATGATGCCGAGACCTGCTGGAATGCGCTGAGATACGCCAACTATTGCATCGGGCAGAAGGATGAAGTCAGGGTATTCCTTATGGGTAAAGGAGTCGAATACCAGAAGGTCAGCACCGACAAATTCAACAACATCGAGCAAGCCGCTAAAATCATCAAATCAGGCGGCAAGGTTTTCGCCTGCGGAACGTGCATCAAATCCCGGGAGCAGGAAAGCTCGGAAATGTGCCCGATGTCGACCATGAAGGATATGTACGAGATTGTCAAAGAGAGCGACAAGGTCGTGACTTTCTGA
- a CDS encoding O-antigen ligase family protein yields MSKVGLFCDKVIEACWLLALIIAPLFFNYHSNTVFDPDKSTLIRSIAVIMLAAYAIRRAESGPGDSAWRGFIPVTAILLFASYLFSSIIGVAFHTSWWGSYSRGQGTYTLLGYFVVFIITLSSLKSAEQIKRIITAVLLTSIPIILYGFAQKLKLDPLTWDTDFSRRIGSTLGNPIFLGSYLIMVIPVTIASLLYEFRLPIRARHIVLAALLVLQMLSLWLTQSRGPFLGLMTGLFFFITLSAAVYGRKWLAYVTYAGAGLLVGFLLLLNVPNSPLSGIKPMFGRFGQIFESKEPAAKVRLLIWEGVTNMARSDTNRALVGYGPENMFIPYHKYAPPELVRSEHKIAFPDRAHNELFDTLITNGLIGATLYLLLFAGIIFWFFRYLKLVASKPQSLILIILLALGGLSGLAIPHLVQGSFIYSSIGVPIGLVMGAVLYLFYYLVSRRGTEHTEIIDNKLSVPIWQIGIFSAIIGHFVETQFGIDLTASRTYFWIFLAVLIRNVEFGMQNEQTPQEKSSNINPSFSTHNSIYPEYSRGTFIIILVLILSLFAFDLFFFQYSVETSGPITRAIVLLGLSWLALATVWYFTIGAKLGSIITAAIGAAVGAGIFVFILFSFLPPFNSPIDTITFLSVWLLIGIITLAWALPGQTSGATFIKSSTIGISVVGILAGLIFIFYTNIDPIRGNILYKIGVSHEKSRQWDTVLYHYQEAVKHSMDNSYYAASIARVYLEKYYIEKDARKRAELLAECNKYLMKSIEYERLSPTRNANIGRFYRVWAQAANNPAERQERYDQSHKYYWAACKLSPHNPSLMNEWGETYYEQRDLANAIERYQAAARIDPEFSETFAHLGDIYLDQGKINEAVENYYKAALVHKSGQEVMRDPNQELMFERTNQMLVKYKPNDYLGYYNLMNFYRLKGRLKEAADMATKVKQLAPDVPLPK; encoded by the coding sequence ATGTCTAAGGTCGGCTTATTCTGCGACAAGGTCATCGAGGCCTGCTGGCTGCTGGCCCTGATAATCGCTCCGCTCTTCTTTAACTACCATTCTAACACCGTATTCGACCCGGACAAAAGCACCCTGATCCGCTCCATCGCCGTGATTATGCTGGCGGCCTACGCCATCAGGCGGGCCGAGTCCGGCCCCGGCGACTCCGCCTGGCGCGGTTTCATCCCCGTCACGGCCATATTGCTCTTCGCCAGCTACCTGTTTTCCAGCATCATCGGCGTGGCCTTCCATACCAGCTGGTGGGGAAGCTACTCACGCGGACAGGGAACCTACACCCTGCTGGGCTATTTCGTCGTATTCATCATTACCCTGTCATCGCTCAAGTCCGCCGAACAAATAAAACGCATCATCACCGCCGTGCTCCTGACCAGCATCCCCATAATATTATACGGCTTCGCCCAGAAGCTCAAGCTCGACCCGCTCACCTGGGACACCGACTTCTCGCGCCGTATCGGCTCGACCCTGGGCAACCCCATCTTCCTGGGCTCTTACCTGATTATGGTCATCCCCGTGACAATAGCCAGTCTGCTCTACGAGTTCAGACTACCCATCCGAGCCAGGCATATCGTCCTGGCCGCATTATTGGTCCTGCAAATGCTCAGCCTGTGGCTGACCCAGAGCCGCGGCCCGTTCCTGGGCCTGATGACCGGGCTGTTCTTCTTTATCACCTTAAGCGCCGCCGTCTACGGCCGGAAATGGCTGGCCTATGTTACCTATGCCGGAGCCGGTCTGCTGGTCGGGTTCCTGCTGTTGCTCAACGTGCCCAACTCGCCGCTGTCCGGCATCAAGCCGATGTTCGGCCGGTTCGGCCAGATATTCGAATCCAAAGAGCCGGCCGCCAAAGTCAGGCTGCTCATCTGGGAAGGCGTCACCAATATGGCCAGGTCCGACACCAACCGGGCGCTGGTCGGCTACGGGCCGGAGAATATGTTCATTCCCTACCACAAATATGCTCCGCCCGAGCTGGTGCGCAGCGAGCATAAGATAGCCTTCCCTGACCGGGCGCATAACGAGCTCTTCGACACGCTCATCACCAACGGGCTCATAGGCGCAACGCTCTACCTGCTCCTCTTCGCCGGGATTATCTTCTGGTTCTTCCGGTATCTCAAACTGGTTGCGTCCAAGCCCCAGTCACTGATTCTGATAATCTTACTGGCCCTGGGCGGACTGAGCGGGCTGGCCATCCCGCACCTGGTCCAAGGCTCGTTCATCTATTCCTCCATCGGCGTACCCATCGGACTGGTCATGGGCGCCGTGCTCTACCTTTTCTATTATTTAGTTAGCCGCAGAGGCACTGAGCACACGGAGATCATAGATAATAAACTCTCAGTACCTATTTGGCAAATCGGGATTTTCAGCGCTATCATCGGCCACTTCGTCGAGACACAGTTCGGCATCGACCTGACCGCCTCGCGGACATATTTCTGGATATTCCTGGCCGTCCTAATTCGGAATGTAGAATTCGGAATGCAGAATGAACAAACTCCGCAAGAAAAAAGCAGCAATATTAATCCATCATTCAGCACCCATAATTCAATTTATCCCGAGTATTCCCGAGGGACATTCATCATTATTCTGGTCCTGATTCTCTCCCTCTTCGCCTTTGACCTGTTCTTCTTCCAGTACTCGGTTGAGACCTCCGGCCCGATAACCCGGGCGATTGTACTGCTCGGCCTGAGCTGGCTGGCGTTGGCTACGGTCTGGTATTTCACGATCGGAGCCAAGCTGGGCTCGATTATCACGGCCGCCATCGGCGCGGCTGTCGGCGCCGGCATATTCGTATTCATACTCTTCTCGTTCCTGCCGCCGTTCAATTCGCCCATAGACACCATCACCTTCCTGAGCGTCTGGCTCCTGATAGGCATCATCACCCTGGCCTGGGCGCTGCCGGGACAAACATCCGGCGCAACATTCATAAAGTCGTCCACGATTGGCATCTCTGTCGTCGGCATCCTGGCCGGGCTGATATTCATATTCTATACCAACATCGACCCCATCCGGGGCAACATCCTCTATAAGATAGGCGTGTCGCACGAGAAGTCCCGGCAATGGGACACGGTCCTTTACCACTACCAGGAGGCGGTCAAGCATTCGATGGACAACAGCTACTACGCCGCGTCCATCGCCCGGGTCTACCTGGAAAAATACTACATCGAAAAAGACGCCCGCAAGCGGGCCGAACTGCTGGCCGAATGCAACAAGTACCTGATGAAGTCCATCGAATACGAACGGCTCAGCCCCACCCGCAACGCCAACATCGGCAGGTTCTACCGGGTCTGGGCGCAGGCGGCAAACAATCCGGCCGAGCGGCAGGAGCGCTACGACCAATCGCACAAGTATTACTGGGCCGCCTGCAAGCTCAGCCCGCACAACCCCTCGCTGATGAACGAATGGGGCGAGACCTATTACGAACAGCGCGACCTGGCCAATGCCATCGAGCGATACCAGGCGGCCGCCCGGATAGACCCCGAATTCTCCGAGACCTTCGCCCATCTGGGCGACATCTACCTAGACCAGGGTAAAATCAACGAAGCGGTGGAAAACTATTATAAGGCCGCTTTAGTGCACAAGAGCGGGCAGGAAGTAATGCGCGACCCCAACCAGGAGCTAATGTTCGAGCGCACCAACCAGATGCTCGTAAAGTATAAGCCCAACGACTATCTGGGCTATTATAACCTGATGAACTTCTACAGGTTAAAAGGCCGGCTCAAAGAGGCCGCGGATATGGCAACCAAGGTCAAGCAGTTAGCGCCGGATGTGCCGCTTCCGAAGTAG
- a CDS encoding redoxin domain-containing protein, with protein MKKLLVAALLAVCFIAAMVQAEDAKPNIDPKADAILKKMFQTYRELKSYQGTATVQITQEQSGQKRTDKVTNNAIISRPNMVRLTRANDSGRTEFVSDGKTLLKYISDYGQYTVEPAPAQINMSDIKQWASLDPSVEHIFTENYYGEFIKVTKSLRYSGTDKIDGKELDVIEVEDQIEKSPEAWDRVTARIWLGKEDSLLHRYLTNMLKDTTDSNGRPISQRVTIDITYSNRQVNQPIAANAFAFSPPKDAKLVKEFKKEEGGDLVGQPAPDLALVSLEGAKVSLKDYRGKVVLLDFWATWCPPCRKELPHIQKLNDELKAKGLAVFGVNNEPPEKPIQFVKENKYSFTTLTDDGSACRSYRITAFPTLVIIDKEGKVREYLVGYQEESVLRSKIEALLK; from the coding sequence ATGAAGAAACTGCTGGTAGCCGCGCTATTGGCCGTGTGTTTCATCGCCGCTATGGTTCAGGCCGAAGACGCCAAGCCGAACATCGACCCCAAGGCCGACGCCATCCTCAAGAAGATGTTCCAGACCTACCGTGAGCTGAAATCATACCAGGGCACGGCCACGGTGCAAATAACCCAGGAGCAGTCCGGCCAGAAGCGCACCGACAAGGTAACCAACAACGCCATCATCAGCCGCCCCAATATGGTCCGGCTGACCCGGGCCAACGATTCGGGCCGGACCGAGTTCGTCTCGGACGGCAAGACGCTCCTGAAATACATCTCCGATTACGGCCAGTATACGGTCGAGCCCGCGCCGGCCCAGATAAATATGAGCGACATCAAGCAGTGGGCCAGCCTGGACCCGTCCGTGGAGCATATCTTTACCGAGAACTACTACGGCGAATTTATCAAAGTGACCAAATCGCTCAGGTACTCCGGCACCGACAAGATTGACGGCAAGGAATTAGACGTCATCGAGGTCGAAGACCAAATCGAGAAATCGCCCGAGGCCTGGGACCGAGTGACCGCCCGCATCTGGCTGGGCAAGGAAGACAGCCTGCTGCACCGTTACCTGACCAATATGCTTAAAGATACGACCGACAGCAACGGCCGTCCAATCAGCCAGCGCGTGACCATAGACATCACCTATTCAAACCGCCAGGTCAACCAACCCATAGCGGCTAACGCGTTCGCCTTCAGCCCACCCAAGGACGCCAAGCTGGTCAAGGAGTTTAAAAAGGAAGAAGGCGGCGACCTGGTCGGCCAGCCGGCTCCGGACCTAGCGCTGGTCTCGCTCGAAGGCGCCAAGGTATCGCTCAAGGATTACCGGGGCAAGGTCGTCCTGCTGGATTTCTGGGCCACCTGGTGCCCGCCCTGCCGCAAAGAACTGCCCCATATCCAGAAACTTAACGACGAGCTCAAGGCCAAAGGCCTGGCCGTATTCGGCGTCAATAACGAACCGCCCGAGAAACCCATCCAGTTCGTTAAGGAGAACAAATATTCGTTCACCACCTTAACCGACGACGGCTCGGCCTGCCGGAGCTACCGTATCACGGCCTTCCCGACACTGGTTATCATCGACAAGGAAGGCAAGGTGCGCGAATACCTGGTCGGCTACCAGGAAGAATCGGTGCTCAGGTCCAAAATAGAGGCGCTCCTGAAATAA
- a CDS encoding HIT domain-containing protein, protein MKHLWAPWRSGYINVKPAHRTRCFLCDAIKKTDKKNLVIKKGKLAFVIMNKFPYNAGHLLICPIAHKPDIDNLTPAEISEMMALTVEMKKRIKKCMKPDGFNIGINIGADAGAGLLSHVHIHLVPRWQGDTNFMPALSGHKVISRSLEKVCAELKK, encoded by the coding sequence ATGAAACACCTCTGGGCGCCCTGGCGCAGCGGCTACATCAACGTCAAACCGGCGCACCGCACCCGCTGTTTCCTGTGCGATGCCATCAAGAAAACGGACAAGAAGAATCTAGTCATCAAGAAAGGCAAGCTGGCCTTCGTCATAATGAACAAGTTCCCTTATAACGCCGGGCACCTGCTCATCTGCCCCATCGCCCATAAGCCCGACATCGACAACCTTACCCCGGCCGAAATCAGCGAGATGATGGCGCTGACCGTGGAGATGAAAAAACGGATAAAGAAATGCATGAAGCCGGACGGGTTCAACATCGGCATCAACATCGGGGCCGACGCCGGCGCCGGGCTGCTCTCGCACGTGCATATCCACCTGGTGCCCCGCTGGCAGGGCGACACCAACTTCATGCCCGCCCTCTCCGGACACAAGGTCATCTCGCGCTCGCTGGAAAAGGTGTGCGCCGAGTTAAAGAAATAG
- a CDS encoding zinc ribbon domain-containing protein, whose translation MPLYEFECAKCKKIFELLIRSPADEKNLACPHCKNHKVTKQLSSFRMGGSGDSSAVPSSGGHGKSSCGSCGSGSCSSCG comes from the coding sequence ATGCCATTATACGAATTTGAATGCGCCAAGTGCAAGAAGATATTCGAGTTGCTCATCCGCTCGCCGGCCGATGAAAAGAACCTGGCCTGCCCGCACTGCAAAAACCATAAGGTGACCAAGCAATTATCAAGCTTCAGGATGGGCGGTTCGGGTGATTCGTCTGCGGTACCGTCCTCAGGCGGACACGGCAAGTCCTCCTGCGGTTCCTGCGGCTCGGGCAGTTGTTCGTCTTGCGGATAA
- a CDS encoding M23 family metallopeptidase — translation MRNIRMLTVAISILVLTGCATVPRLPGDEEARLNSELESIISTKPASANPDDTEIKIPENLVSESGFIWPIKNTVLNNMGTGGINIKAKAGEPVKAVKSGVVSFVSERFEGYGKIINIKHTDGFVSVYAYNSEILVQLNQVVKQGDIIAKAGQTGRAETPELHFRLFHNEQPVNPMSYLP, via the coding sequence ATGCGTAATATCCGTATGTTGACCGTTGCAATATCCATCCTGGTGCTGACCGGTTGCGCCACCGTTCCCCGCCTGCCCGGCGATGAGGAAGCGCGCCTGAACAGCGAACTCGAATCCATCATCAGCACCAAACCGGCCAGCGCCAACCCGGACGATACCGAAATCAAGATTCCCGAAAACCTGGTCTCGGAATCCGGATTCATCTGGCCCATAAAGAATACGGTACTGAACAACATGGGCACGGGCGGCATCAACATCAAGGCCAAGGCCGGCGAGCCGGTCAAGGCCGTCAAAAGCGGCGTGGTCAGTTTCGTCTCCGAGCGTTTTGAGGGCTACGGCAAAATCATCAATATCAAACACACGGACGGTTTCGTCTCGGTCTACGCCTATAACTCGGAAATACTGGTCCAGCTAAACCAGGTAGTCAAGCAGGGAGACATCATCGCCAAGGCCGGACAGACCGGCCGGGCTGAAACGCCCGAACTGCACTTCCGGCTGTTTCACAATGAACAACCGGTCAACCCCATGAGCTATCTGCCATAA